The nucleotide sequence CAATGAGGCATTATAATGGGCAAGCAACGACCAATCAAACACCCGCCCCAACCCGCCATGGCGTGAATCGTGGTTTGCATCGGCGGGCGTTTTTTTATCGCCGGCGGTATTATTATCCAATAGATTTTTATTTGGTTTGGCGTCGAATAAAAAATAATCCACCGCCGGGGTATAATCCTCAAGGCGCGCGAAATCATCGGCGGTTGCTATCGGCATGGCCTTGATAATTTTTTTTCCCGTCTGATTTTTAATCGCGGCGCACAAATCGGCCGGCTCATCACCATGCAATTGCAGGGCATAGGGGTTTAATTCACGGGCGAGGTATGTCGCCTCATCCAGTGCCGGGTTAACCAACAACAACACCGATTTTATTTTTTTGCCGGCCACCGCCAGCAAATGGTTGGCGACGTCGATATCAATATGGCGCGGTGATTCCTCGGCCATCACCATGCCAAAAAAATCGGCACCGGCATCGATGGCGGCACTAAGCCCAGCCTCATCCTTTAATCCGCAAATTTTTATTTTTGTCATAATGCCCGGTTATTAATCTGTTGCAAGGTTGCCATCGGGTTATCGCTGGCGCGAAGCCCGCGCCCCATCACCAAATAATCCGCGCCGGCGGCGATGGCATCATGCGGCGTCATGATGCGTTTTTGGTCGGCCGCATTTGCAACCTCGATTCTTATGCCTGGGCACATCAGAATAAAATCTTGGCCGAGGGTTTTTCGCAACATGGCGGCCTCTCCCCCGCCACACACCACGCCGTCGGCACCCGATTGTTTGGCCAATGCGGCGAGCGATAAAATATAATCGTCCGATTTTTTATCGACCGATAATTGCGCCAGGTCGCCATCGTCCAAACTGGTCAGCATTGTCACCGCCAGCAATTTTGTTTTTTGGCCAGCGTTTGTGATTGCCCGCTTGGCGGCGGTTATCATCGCCGGCCCGCCGCTGGCATGGATAGTCATAAATTTGGGCGACAGGGGTAACACCGCCGCCACCGCCTGTTCGACCGTGTTTGGAATATCGTGAAATTTTAGGTCGAGGAACAATGCCAAGGACGGAAATTGTTTCATCACCGCCACAACGCCGCCCGCGCCATTGGTCATGAAAAATTCTAATCCCAATTTTATCCCCGCTAAACCCGCCTGCAATGGGGTTATCATTGCCATCGCCTTATCAACTTGGTCGGTATCAACCGCCAAAAAAACTTTCTTATCCATCTACTTTTGTTTTTCCAAAATCTCTTGGCTGATTTTTAACGCCCGATGTTTGGCATCGCGCGCAAAACATTTGGCAATGTATTTTTCAAACAGCTCGGTTTTTTGCACCATGCCCCACATCATGACCCAGTTGAGGGTGCTGGCCACCGCGACATCGGCCAGGGTAAAATTTTTGCCGGCGATGTAATCGTTGTTTTCTAAGGTTGCGGTTAACAGGGCGACAAAATCGGCCAAGGGCGGCCAGCCAGATTGCGACGCCGATTCGGCGGTGTCGATTTTGCGGTGCGCATCCATCATCGAGGGTTCCATCACCGATGGCAACAAAAACAACCAACGAAAATAACTGCCGCGTTCTTTATCGCCAACTTTTGGCGCAAGGTTTTTGGCCGCAAATTCATCGCCCAAATAAGCCAATATCGCCGCGCTTTCGGTTATCACCACGCCATCAACCACCAGGGCCGGCACCTTGCCAAATGGGTTTATTTTTAAAAAATCCGGTTTTTTATGTTCCTTTTTCGGCAGGGAATAGGATTTCATTTGATAGGGCGCGCCAAGCTCCTCCAATGCCCAAAGGGTGGTTTCGGCGCGCGATTGCGGCGCGTAATGAAAAATAATTTCTTTTGCCATGTTAATTCTTTAACAGCGCGTAAAGGCCGTAAAAGATAATCAAATAAGCGGGTATGCCGACCATCGCCCATTTTGAAAAATCAAACCCCATCAACAATATCAAAACAACAAAATCCATCGCCAGGTTAATGACAAAGAAACTATTGGCAACCGACGCGGAAAAATCGCCACCCGCCCGCAAGCGCAGGTAAAAAATGGTCGTCGCAATCACCAACACAATAATAGCAATGATGTGAAGCATATTATCGGCAAGGGCGGTTTCTTTGTCAGCAATTCCCATGACCCGCATGTAAATGCCGCCGGCAAGAAAGGCCACCGCCCAGGCAACCAGCCCATAGATAAAGCCGAAGAGCGAGAATTGTTCGGTTAAGAATTTTGTCATTTGTTTTATCCTTTCGTAAAATTATTATGTTGTTATGTTGTTGCCCATTATTAATAATAAAAGTTTTTCATGGATTTTGCCAGTGCAAATATGGTAATAAAGCATAAAGCGAAATTACAAAAAAAGCAACCATAACAGCAAAAGATATTATACCTTCATGTCTTTTTTTAAATCATTTCCCAAAACACTTGTTTTTTGGCTGGTGATTATCGCCGCCATCGTTTGGCTTTTTCCAAAAACCACCGGCTTAAAATTTTCCAACCTCGATTATCGCCGCTCAACCGGCGCAACCCGCCTGGCGGTCGACCCCGCCCAAGCCCCATGGAACGCGGTCGGCCGATTGTTGGTGCGCAATAGCAAGGGCAAGGGCGATGCTATATGCACCGCGGTGTTGATTGCGCCGAATAAGATTATTACGGCGCGCCATTGCTTTATCAACAAAAGCTTCTTCGGCAATAAACCGGTGGCGGCGGGTGATGTTGCCTTTCAATTGGAACGGGGCGGCAAGCTGGAAACCGTGTCTACCCTGGCGAAAATTTCTTACCCCGATGCTGAATTCCTTGCCAGCCTAAAAGGACAAGGCATGCAAAAAACCGATTACGCCTTCGCCACCCTGACCACGCCGGTCGACGTAAACAAAATGCGCATCACCCTGCCGGCACTTGCCGCGGCCAGCCCGTCCGCCGGCCAAGCATTATCGCAGGCCGGTTATGGCGTGAACCGCGAAAAACTTTATGGCGATGTTTGCGCGGTTATCGCCCTCAGCAATTCCATCGTGCAACATAATTGCCTGATTACATTTGGCGACAGCGGCGGGCCAATTTTTTATCAACAATCCGGGCAATGGTTTTTGGCCGGCATCAATAGCTATTACGAAGAAATCGGCAGGCTGGTGCAACATGCCTTCGCCGTTGGCCCCGAAAATTATTATCGGCCGCTACAGGATTTTATCAATCAATAATCGGGTAGAAAAAACGCCGCCAAGATTTTGGCGCGTGGGCGCGGAAATAATCCTTGCGCGACAACACAAAAACGAACACCAACAACACCACGCCATATAACACGCCGATGGCGACATTGCCGCAAACCGCCGCCGCCGCCAGCAGGCCCACCACCGCCAATAATCGATAGGGCGACCAAGCCGACAAAGCCACCACCACCAGCAACAACCAACCAAGGCCGCTGTTGCTGACCACATCACCGCTGCCCCCCGCCTGGCCCATGACGCTGGGGCTGTGGTGAACCATCACCGACATGCCCATGCCCAGGCCTATCAATGCCATGCCAAGCATGTTGACCAGCAATTGTATTTTTTTTATCGGGTAAAGCGATTGCAAGGCCTGCGGTTCATCGCCCAGGCCGCGAATAATCATGCCCCATTTCATCCGTTGCAGGAAAAACCCGGAAGCCAATAATAATATCATCACCATGTAGGGGGCGGCGTAATGCAAGGCAAAGGGCAAATCGTCGCTACCACTGGCCGATGGCTGGTTACCGGCATTGTTAATAACCCGTTGTATCGCCAGACCGATAAAAAAAACCGCTAGGCCAGATAACACCCAATTGATTTTTATAATAAGCGACAATAAAAAATACAAACCGCCCAACAACATCGCCAACAACATCGCCACCACCAAACCAAAAATTATATTGTCGCCATGCAATAAAAAATAATAAACCACCGCGTTGGTCGATAATATCACCCCCTCGACCCCCCATTGCAATAACCCGACGCGCTGGCACAACAACAGGCCTAGACCCATCAGCCACAGCGGCATCGCCATCGCGATAATGTTCGACCAAAGCAAAAATGCTTGCTCTATCATTTTAATTTCCTTTTCTTTGCCATCGCCTTGGTCGCATCGGGCGACAGGCTTTCTTGCCGCGCGCGTTGCAACATATCGGCCATGTCGATTTCGTAATGATATAAAAAATCAATCAACAGCAATAACAAAAATGCCAAGCAACAGAATATCTCAAAAAAACCTTGGTCGAATATCGCTATACCAAGGTTTTTCAGCGTCGCCACCACCAGCCCAAGCAACAGGCTAATCGCCACCACCCCCAGCGGCGTCATGCGGCCAAGGTAAACCACAATCACCGCCCCCATGGTTAAGACCCACAGCGGCGGCAGGAGGTTATCGCCGCCGGCCTGCAACCCATCCCAATTGTCGAGCAAGGCAACCGCGCCGCCGATACCGACCAATCCGCCACCAACCAACATAATAAACCAATAGATCTTTTTTTCCTGTTGACCGGTTTCGACCATCGCGTGGCGGCCATAACCCATCAATTTTAATTGGAAAAAAATAATATGGTAACGATGCAACAACATCGCCATAACCCCCACCATCAACGCGTAGAAAAAACCATAATGAAAAATACCAAAAAATACATCTGGCAATAACATATTAATGGCCGTCAAGGAATCGTCCAGTGGTTGGTTAGGGTCAATCAATTTTGCCGCCGGCGCGAACAACCACCGCGCCGCA is from Hydrotalea sp. and encodes:
- a CDS encoding phosphoribosylanthranilate isomerase; protein product: MTKIKICGLKDEAGLSAAIDAGADFFGMVMAEESPRHIDIDVANHLLAVAGKKIKSVLLLVNPALDEATYLARELNPYALQLHGDEPADLCAAIKNQTGKKIIKAMPIATADDFARLEDYTPAVDYFLFDAKPNKNLLDNNTAGDKKTPADANHDSRHGGLGRVFDWSLLAHYNASLPFFLAGGLTPDNVGLAVAQVQQFAPQFFAVDVSTGVEESLGKKSPAKIKKFCLAVNRASNLAGNAVGKAAGKANQA
- the pyrF gene encoding orotidine-5'-phosphate decarboxylase, producing MDKKVFLAVDTDQVDKAMAMITPLQAGLAGIKLGLEFFMTNGAGGVVAVMKQFPSLALFLDLKFHDIPNTVEQAVAAVLPLSPKFMTIHASGGPAMITAAKRAITNAGQKTKLLAVTMLTSLDDGDLAQLSVDKKSDDYILSLAALAKQSGADGVVCGGGEAAMLRKTLGQDFILMCPGIRIEVANAADQKRIMTPHDAIAAGADYLVMGRGLRASDNPMATLQQINNRAL
- a CDS encoding glutathione S-transferase; translation: MAKEIIFHYAPQSRAETTLWALEELGAPYQMKSYSLPKKEHKKPDFLKINPFGKVPALVVDGVVITESAAILAYLGDEFAAKNLAPKVGDKERGSYFRWLFLLPSVMEPSMMDAHRKIDTAESASQSGWPPLADFVALLTATLENNDYIAGKNFTLADVAVASTLNWVMMWGMVQKTELFEKYIAKCFARDAKHRALKISQEILEKQK
- a CDS encoding trypsin-like serine protease — protein: MSFFKSFPKTLVFWLVIIAAIVWLFPKTTGLKFSNLDYRRSTGATRLAVDPAQAPWNAVGRLLVRNSKGKGDAICTAVLIAPNKIITARHCFINKSFFGNKPVAAGDVAFQLERGGKLETVSTLAKISYPDAEFLASLKGQGMQKTDYAFATLTTPVDVNKMRITLPALAAASPSAGQALSQAGYGVNREKLYGDVCAVIALSNSIVQHNCLITFGDSGGPIFYQQSGQWFLAGINSYYEEIGRLVQHAFAVGPENYYRPLQDFINQ